Proteins from one Cicer arietinum cultivar CDC Frontier isolate Library 1 chromosome 3, Cicar.CDCFrontier_v2.0, whole genome shotgun sequence genomic window:
- the LOC101489596 gene encoding uncharacterized protein isoform X1, whose amino-acid sequence MTYRTKSQMRFQKQWHKTLLRTIKIILRISALKKEVKEILFSCVIIMLALWLIYFVEHEFVLLSPKDVDVISKSYLQEVLQMYMAELPGMSYAANTGKQSKFLERCVTNGKYRTLLLKSSSAGDSGKVIAAITYQIIPADTEYAEIPLAAVNAIYQQKVISGLEKVNETSTTFFVTCEEDIEEAMVTSKKGIRTFSSEWFMNCVMRQGLDLEASQFAGSL is encoded by the exons ATGACTTACCGGACTAAATCTCAAATGAGGTTTCAAAAG CAGTGGCACAAGACCCTTCTGCGAAccataaaaataattctaagAATTTCAGCTCTGAAGAAAGAGGTAAAAGAAATCCTATTCAGTTGCGTGATTATAATGCTTGCTCTTTggttaatatattttgtagaaCATGAGTTTGTGCTGCTTAGTCCTAAAGATGTTGATGTTATTAGCAAATCCTACCTTCAG GAAGTATTACAGATGTATATGGCAGAGCTACCTGGAATGAGTTATGCTGCAAATACTGGAAAGCAATCGAAGTTTCTTGAGAGATGTGTGACTAACGG GAAATATCGAACACTACTTCTGAAATCTAGTTCAGCTGGAGATTCAGGAAAG GTTATAGCTGCAATTACTTATCAAATCATCCCTGCAGATACAGAATATGCTGAGATCCCACTTGCAGCTGTCAATGCAATCTATCAACAGAAG GTTATTAGTGGACTCGAAAAAGTAAATGAAACATCAACAACATTCTTTGTGACATGCGAAGAAGATATAGAAGAAGCAATGGTGACTTCAAAGAAAGGTATAAGGACTTTCAGTAGTGAGTGGTTTATGAATTGTGTCATGAGACAAGGGCTTGACTTGGAAGCCTCCCAATTTGCAGGGTCCTTATAA
- the LOC101489596 gene encoding uncharacterized protein isoform X3, with protein MTYRTKSQMRFQKQWHKTLLRTIKIILRISALKKEEVLQMYMAELPGMSYAANTGKQSKFLERCVTNGKYRTLLLKSSSAGDSGKVIAAITYQIIPADTEYAEIPLAAVNAIYQQKVISGLEKVNETSTTFFVTCEEDIEEAMVTSKKGIRTFSSEWFMNCVMRQGLDLEASQFAGSL; from the exons ATGACTTACCGGACTAAATCTCAAATGAGGTTTCAAAAG CAGTGGCACAAGACCCTTCTGCGAAccataaaaataattctaagAATTTCAGCTCTGAAGAAAGAG GAAGTATTACAGATGTATATGGCAGAGCTACCTGGAATGAGTTATGCTGCAAATACTGGAAAGCAATCGAAGTTTCTTGAGAGATGTGTGACTAACGG GAAATATCGAACACTACTTCTGAAATCTAGTTCAGCTGGAGATTCAGGAAAG GTTATAGCTGCAATTACTTATCAAATCATCCCTGCAGATACAGAATATGCTGAGATCCCACTTGCAGCTGTCAATGCAATCTATCAACAGAAG GTTATTAGTGGACTCGAAAAAGTAAATGAAACATCAACAACATTCTTTGTGACATGCGAAGAAGATATAGAAGAAGCAATGGTGACTTCAAAGAAAGGTATAAGGACTTTCAGTAGTGAGTGGTTTATGAATTGTGTCATGAGACAAGGGCTTGACTTGGAAGCCTCCCAATTTGCAGGGTCCTTATAA
- the LOC101489596 gene encoding uncharacterized protein isoform X2 has protein sequence MTYRTKSQMRFQKWHKTLLRTIKIILRISALKKEVKEILFSCVIIMLALWLIYFVEHEFVLLSPKDVDVISKSYLQEVLQMYMAELPGMSYAANTGKQSKFLERCVTNGKYRTLLLKSSSAGDSGKVIAAITYQIIPADTEYAEIPLAAVNAIYQQKVISGLEKVNETSTTFFVTCEEDIEEAMVTSKKGIRTFSSEWFMNCVMRQGLDLEASQFAGSL, from the exons ATGACTTACCGGACTAAATCTCAAATGAGGTTTCAAAAG TGGCACAAGACCCTTCTGCGAAccataaaaataattctaagAATTTCAGCTCTGAAGAAAGAGGTAAAAGAAATCCTATTCAGTTGCGTGATTATAATGCTTGCTCTTTggttaatatattttgtagaaCATGAGTTTGTGCTGCTTAGTCCTAAAGATGTTGATGTTATTAGCAAATCCTACCTTCAG GAAGTATTACAGATGTATATGGCAGAGCTACCTGGAATGAGTTATGCTGCAAATACTGGAAAGCAATCGAAGTTTCTTGAGAGATGTGTGACTAACGG GAAATATCGAACACTACTTCTGAAATCTAGTTCAGCTGGAGATTCAGGAAAG GTTATAGCTGCAATTACTTATCAAATCATCCCTGCAGATACAGAATATGCTGAGATCCCACTTGCAGCTGTCAATGCAATCTATCAACAGAAG GTTATTAGTGGACTCGAAAAAGTAAATGAAACATCAACAACATTCTTTGTGACATGCGAAGAAGATATAGAAGAAGCAATGGTGACTTCAAAGAAAGGTATAAGGACTTTCAGTAGTGAGTGGTTTATGAATTGTGTCATGAGACAAGGGCTTGACTTGGAAGCCTCCCAATTTGCAGGGTCCTTATAA
- the LOC101489596 gene encoding uncharacterized protein isoform X4, translating into MTYRTKSQMRFQKWHKTLLRTIKIILRISALKKEEVLQMYMAELPGMSYAANTGKQSKFLERCVTNGKYRTLLLKSSSAGDSGKVIAAITYQIIPADTEYAEIPLAAVNAIYQQKVISGLEKVNETSTTFFVTCEEDIEEAMVTSKKGIRTFSSEWFMNCVMRQGLDLEASQFAGSL; encoded by the exons ATGACTTACCGGACTAAATCTCAAATGAGGTTTCAAAAG TGGCACAAGACCCTTCTGCGAAccataaaaataattctaagAATTTCAGCTCTGAAGAAAGAG GAAGTATTACAGATGTATATGGCAGAGCTACCTGGAATGAGTTATGCTGCAAATACTGGAAAGCAATCGAAGTTTCTTGAGAGATGTGTGACTAACGG GAAATATCGAACACTACTTCTGAAATCTAGTTCAGCTGGAGATTCAGGAAAG GTTATAGCTGCAATTACTTATCAAATCATCCCTGCAGATACAGAATATGCTGAGATCCCACTTGCAGCTGTCAATGCAATCTATCAACAGAAG GTTATTAGTGGACTCGAAAAAGTAAATGAAACATCAACAACATTCTTTGTGACATGCGAAGAAGATATAGAAGAAGCAATGGTGACTTCAAAGAAAGGTATAAGGACTTTCAGTAGTGAGTGGTTTATGAATTGTGTCATGAGACAAGGGCTTGACTTGGAAGCCTCCCAATTTGCAGGGTCCTTATAA
- the LOC101490783 gene encoding glycosyltransferase-like At2g41451: MAGAHSSSHRTTSSRLLLLLTVLPLTLAAFAFLLQWRGGLTDPLTRWSPDQNPFPGMSGPNNLQQQPHRPPSDCTNLMPHSYSPSFPYFRDWKLDYSSGNTTSIYLSFSTSAGLEQTLPWIFYHKVMGVSSFYLFVEGKAASPNVSIVLESIPGVKVIHRTRELEEQQAKSRIWNETWLANFFYKPCNYELFVKQSLNMEMAIVMARDSGMDWIIHLDTDELIHPAGTQEYSMRQLLSDVPGNVDMVIFPNYESSVERDDITEPFSEVSMFKKNYDHLPKDIYFGNYKEATRGNPNYFLTYGNGKSAARIQDHLRPNGAHRWHNYMKTPNEIKLEEAAVLHYTYTKFSDLTSRRDRCGCKPTKEDVKRCFMLDFDRAAFIIASTATEEEMLQWYREHIVWTDKTLNMKLMRKGILTRIYAPMVIIQSLRESGVFSSLIAKAAQTTISKDNFLKSVESSNSTRNSRSEMLSSRKIDAGGVSQAIARRILEVIDDSIPSAIPPLSPPNHDDDDADFITS, from the exons ATGGCGGGTGCACACTCTTCTTCTCACAGAACCACTTCTTCCCGTCTCCTCCTTCTTCTAACCGTCCTTCCTCTCACCCTCGCCGCCTTCGCTTTCCTCCTCCAATGGCGTGGCGGCCTCACCGACCCTCTCACCCGCTGGTCTCCCGATCAAAATCCCTTCCCCGGTATGTCTGGCCCCAACAATCTCCAACAACAACCACACCGTCCCCCTTCCGATTGTACCAATCTTATGCCTCACTCCTATTCCCCTTCCTTCCCTTACTTCCGTGATTGGAAACTCGATTACTCTTCCGGTAACACCacatctatctatctatctttTTC TACTTCCGCTGGTTTGGAGCAGACACTACCATGGATCTTTTATCATAAAGTTATGGGAGTTTCAAGTTTTTATCTTTTCGTTGAAGGGAAGGCTGCATCGCCTAATGTATCTATAGTTTTAGAAAGCATTCCG GGGGTGAAAGTTATACATAGAACACGAGAATTAGAGGAGCAACAAGCTAAAAG CCGTATATGGAACGAAACTTGGTTGGCAAACTTCTTCTACAAACCATGTAACTATGAGTTGTTTGTGAAGCAATCTTTGAACATGGAAATGGCAATTGTCATGGCAAGG GATTCTGGCATGGATTGGATCATCCACCTGGACACTGATGAACTGATACATCCAGCAGGAACTCAGGAATACTCCATGAGACAGTTGTTATCTGATGTGCCTGGAAATGTTGACATGGTTATTTTTCCAAATTAT GAAAGCAGTGTTGAGCGAGATGATATCACCGAGCCTTTCAGTGAG GTTTCAATGTTCAAGAAGAACTATGACCACCTTCCAAAGGatatatattttggaaattacAAAGAAGCAACTCGTGGTAATCCAAACTATTTTCTCACATATGGAAATGGGAAATCAGCTGCTAGGATTCAGGATCATCTCCGTCCTAATGGTGCACATAGATGGCACAACTATATGAAGACACCTAA TGAGATCAAGCTGGAAGAAGCTGCTGTTCTGCATTACACTTACACCAAATTTTCTGATTTGACTTCAAGACGTGATCGGTGTGGCTGCAAACCTACAAAAGAAGATGTAAAAAGATGTTTCATGTTGGACTTTGACAGAGCT GCATTCATAATTGCTTCAACTGCAACTGAGGAAGAAATGCTTCAATG gTATCGCGAACACATTGTGTGGACTGACAAAACACTAAACATGAAACTTATGAGGAAGGGCATTTTAACTCGCATTTATGCTCCCATG GTCATTATTCAAAGTTTGAGGGAATCTGGTGTTTTTAGCTCTTTGATTGCAAAAGCTGCTCAGACAACTATATCAaaagacaattttttaaaatctgtTGAGAGTAGCAATTCAACTAGGAATTCTAGATC